The proteins below are encoded in one region of Drosophila santomea strain STO CAGO 1482 chromosome 3R, Prin_Dsan_1.1, whole genome shotgun sequence:
- the LOC120452697 gene encoding prisilkin-39, producing the protein MSASYSLFAILTLLIACCLESSGALFFKSWKSGRGYGGYGGVQNYGGSGYGSAGYGNYGYGNYAGGYGYNYPSYPAYNSYSGYASYSHPKGGRKPSGHRQGRTYKDIARVINPVPYIGPGGSRYLPRAPFSPLWG; encoded by the coding sequence ATGAGTGCCAGCTATTCCCTGTTCGCCATTCTAACTTTGCTGATTGCCTGCTGCCTGGAGTCGAGTGGCGCTCTGTTCTTCAAGTCCTGGAAGTCGGGAAGAGGATATGGTGGTTATGGTGGAGTACAGAACTATGGGGGCAGTGGCTATGGCAGCGCGGGCTATGGAAACTACGGCTATGGAAACTATGCTGGCGGATATGGTTACAACTATCCCTCGTATCCTGCATATAACTCCTACTCAGGCTACGCCTCTTACTCTCACCCCAAAGGAGGACGTAAGCCCTCTGGACACCGCCAAGGACGCACTTACAAGGATATAGCCAGAGTTATAAACCCAGTTCCCTACATCGGTCCTGGAGGCAGTCGTTATCTGCCCCGTGCTCCCTTTTCGCCCCTTTGGGGTTAA
- the LOC120451591 gene encoding uncharacterized protein LOC120451591 codes for MSVQGVIIHCLMVALLLLLVVVSGSPARGYYQQQQREGRSYADIARVVNPNQYAFPGSRVYPGQPFWPSG; via the coding sequence ATGTCCGTCCAAGGAGTCATCATCCATTGCCTTATGGTCGCCCTGCTCCTACTCCTGGTCGTCGTGTCCGGTTCCCCGGCCCGTGGATActatcagcagcagcagcgagagGGTCGCAGCTACGCGGACATCGCCCGAGTGGTCAATCCCAATCAGTACGCCTTTCCCGGATCCCGCGTCTATCCTGGCCAACCCTTCTGGCCATCGGGATAG
- the LOC120451587 gene encoding pickpocket protein 19 isoform X1, which translates to MVKLAATSNAIWWIKNPKAAAEMKSKGQRKKSLGSAFCLDMADLVRNISLQGYNKLLSPDLTLGQRLIWLLVHMATTVSLIVVLSLTWEQFVAQSFVTNLKDPLYPVEDVPFPAVSICPNNRISRQAVIRYAEELRLNSPVIRPVEYFLERLSFFREMYTHVGVVVDTDDFITFQTFLDVFGTWNNETFFDTRRIMKMLAPRCEEFVLKCTVANVEVPCFSKDAFQDSLTMYGPCCTFNLGNKLKKRHYKNRLASSELGLKVVLNDSHADYFAPILNTNGYIVLIHNAENYASVSSSNVLEMFPGQGEDSYLSIYARVVDTDDSLKSFSPFSRRCYFENEAQNPVHEQLVKTYSYSYTFPNCITRCRIRSIMALCRCLPFQLPLQLVENLDGVVFCTLGHVACLNQYMCKQISGLHPTSSTTIVPFSVKWRNVLTERHLIVGLEREIEEALYCPQCLPSCRDVQYGVSMSALPIDNYLATLKLDENNQTEFSTDISVLRVYFGEPTAQYYIRLLNNTWFEVFSTIGNIMSIFVGFSMVAIFEILFFLTKYIYEGCNRIVQQNIMDRKAQELEAKQLYICP; encoded by the exons ATGGTCAAGCTAGCAGCCACATCCAATGCCATTTGGTGGATCAAAAACCCCAAGGCAGCTGCGGAAATGAAGTCCAAGGGTCAGCGTAAGAAGTCCCTGGGCTCAGCCTTCTGCTTGGATATGGCTGATCTGGTTAGGAACATATCGCTCCAGGGCTACAATAAGCTATTGTCGCCAGACTTGACTTTGGGCCAAAG ATTGATTTGGTTGCTGGTACACATGGCCACCACCGTGTCCCTGATAGTGGTGCTCTCGCTGACCTGGGAGCAGTTTGTGGCCCAGTCCTTTGTGACCAATCTGAAGGATCCCCTCTATCCAGTGGAGGATGTCCCATTCCCGGCGGTTTCCATCTGCCCCAACAATCGCATCTCTCGCCAGGCGGTCATCAGATATGCCGAAGAACT GAGACTAAACAGTCCTGTCATTCGCCCTGTGGAATACTTTCTAGAGCGCCTAAGTTTCTTCCGCGAGATGTACACCCACGTGGGCGTAGTGGTGGACACCGATGACTTCATCACCTTTCAGACCTTTCTCGACGTCTTCGGCACCTGGAACAATGAGACCTTCTTCGACACTCGCCGCATCATGAAAATG TTGGCTCCTCGTTGTGAAGAATTCGTGCTGAAGTGCACCGTAGCCAATGTGGAAGTGCCGTGCTTCAGCAAGGATGCCTTCCAGGATAGCCTCACCATGTATGGACCCTGCTGCACCTTTAACTTGGGGAACAA ACTAAAGAAGCGCCACTACAAGAATCGGCTGGCCAGCTCGGAACTGGGCCTCAAGGTAGTCCTGAATGACAGCCACGCGGACTACTTTGCACCCATCCTGAACACCAATGGATACATTGTCCTGATTCACAATGCTGAGAACTATGCCTCCGTTTCCTCCTCAAATGTGCTGGAGATGTTTCCTGGCCAAGGCGAGGATAGCTACCTTTCGATCTACGCACGAGTGGTGGACACCGATGACAGCCTCAAATCTTTTTCGCCGTTCAGC CGCCGCTGCTATTTCGAGAACGAGGCTCAGAATCCGGTCCACGAGCAGCTGGTGAAGACttacagctacagctacacCTTTCCGAACTGCATAACCAGGTGCCGTATCCGGAGTATCATGGCCCTGTGCCGGTGCCTACCCTTCCAACTGCCCCTTCAGCTGGTGGAGAACCTCGACGGCGTTGTCTTCTGCACCCTGGGACACGTTGCCTGCCTCAATCAGTACATGTGTAAGCAAATCAGTGGGTTGCATCCAACTTCTTCCACTACAATCGTTCCATTTTCAGTTAAGTGGCGAAATGTCCTGACGGAACGGCACCTCATTGTCGGCTTGGAACGGGAAATCGAGGAGGCACTTTACTGCCCACAGTGTCTGCCCTCCTGCCGGGATGTCCAGTACGGTGTTTCAATGAGTGCCCTGCCCATCGATAACTACCTGGCCACCCTGAAGCTGGATGAGAACAACCAGACGGAGTTCAGCACAGACATCTCCGTTCTCAGGGTCTACTTCGGAGAGCCCACTGCCCAATATTATATCCGACTGCTGAATAACACCTGGTTCGAAGTGTTCA GTACCATAGGTAACATCATGTCCATCTTCGTTGGCTTCTCCATGGTGGCCATATTCGAGATACTCTTCTTTCTGACCAAGTACATCTATGAGGGCTGCAATCGCATCGTGCAGCAGAACATAATGGATCGGAAGGCCCAGGAGTTGGAAGCAAAGCAGTTGTACATATGTCCTTAA
- the LOC120451587 gene encoding pickpocket protein 19 isoform X2 — MVKLAATSNAIWWIKNPKAAAEMKSKGQRKKSLGSAFCLDMADLVRNISLQGYNKLLSPDLTLGQRLIWLLVHMATTVSLIVVLSLTWEQFVAQSFVTNLKDPLYPVEDVPFPAVSICPNNRISRQAVIRYAEELRLNSPVIRPVEYFLERLSFFREMYTHVGVVVDTDDFITFQTFLDVFGTWNNETFFDTRRIMKMLAPRCEEFVLKCTVANVEVPCFSKDAFQDSLTMYGPCCTFNLGNKLKKRHYKNRLASSELGLKVVLNDSHADYFAPILNTNGYIVLIHNAENYASVSSSNVLEMFPGQGEDSYLSIYARVVDTDDSLKSFSPFSRRCYFENEAQNPVHEQLVKTYSYSYTFPNCITRCRIRSIMALCRCLPFQLPLQLVENLDGVVFCTLGHVACLNQYMFKWRNVLTERHLIVGLEREIEEALYCPQCLPSCRDVQYGVSMSALPIDNYLATLKLDENNQTEFSTDISVLRVYFGEPTAQYYIRLLNNTWFEVFSTIGNIMSIFVGFSMVAIFEILFFLTKYIYEGCNRIVQQNIMDRKAQELEAKQLYICP, encoded by the exons ATGGTCAAGCTAGCAGCCACATCCAATGCCATTTGGTGGATCAAAAACCCCAAGGCAGCTGCGGAAATGAAGTCCAAGGGTCAGCGTAAGAAGTCCCTGGGCTCAGCCTTCTGCTTGGATATGGCTGATCTGGTTAGGAACATATCGCTCCAGGGCTACAATAAGCTATTGTCGCCAGACTTGACTTTGGGCCAAAG ATTGATTTGGTTGCTGGTACACATGGCCACCACCGTGTCCCTGATAGTGGTGCTCTCGCTGACCTGGGAGCAGTTTGTGGCCCAGTCCTTTGTGACCAATCTGAAGGATCCCCTCTATCCAGTGGAGGATGTCCCATTCCCGGCGGTTTCCATCTGCCCCAACAATCGCATCTCTCGCCAGGCGGTCATCAGATATGCCGAAGAACT GAGACTAAACAGTCCTGTCATTCGCCCTGTGGAATACTTTCTAGAGCGCCTAAGTTTCTTCCGCGAGATGTACACCCACGTGGGCGTAGTGGTGGACACCGATGACTTCATCACCTTTCAGACCTTTCTCGACGTCTTCGGCACCTGGAACAATGAGACCTTCTTCGACACTCGCCGCATCATGAAAATG TTGGCTCCTCGTTGTGAAGAATTCGTGCTGAAGTGCACCGTAGCCAATGTGGAAGTGCCGTGCTTCAGCAAGGATGCCTTCCAGGATAGCCTCACCATGTATGGACCCTGCTGCACCTTTAACTTGGGGAACAA ACTAAAGAAGCGCCACTACAAGAATCGGCTGGCCAGCTCGGAACTGGGCCTCAAGGTAGTCCTGAATGACAGCCACGCGGACTACTTTGCACCCATCCTGAACACCAATGGATACATTGTCCTGATTCACAATGCTGAGAACTATGCCTCCGTTTCCTCCTCAAATGTGCTGGAGATGTTTCCTGGCCAAGGCGAGGATAGCTACCTTTCGATCTACGCACGAGTGGTGGACACCGATGACAGCCTCAAATCTTTTTCGCCGTTCAGC CGCCGCTGCTATTTCGAGAACGAGGCTCAGAATCCGGTCCACGAGCAGCTGGTGAAGACttacagctacagctacacCTTTCCGAACTGCATAACCAGGTGCCGTATCCGGAGTATCATGGCCCTGTGCCGGTGCCTACCCTTCCAACTGCCCCTTCAGCTGGTGGAGAACCTCGACGGCGTTGTCTTCTGCACCCTGGGACACGTTGCCTGCCTCAATCAGTACATGT TTAAGTGGCGAAATGTCCTGACGGAACGGCACCTCATTGTCGGCTTGGAACGGGAAATCGAGGAGGCACTTTACTGCCCACAGTGTCTGCCCTCCTGCCGGGATGTCCAGTACGGTGTTTCAATGAGTGCCCTGCCCATCGATAACTACCTGGCCACCCTGAAGCTGGATGAGAACAACCAGACGGAGTTCAGCACAGACATCTCCGTTCTCAGGGTCTACTTCGGAGAGCCCACTGCCCAATATTATATCCGACTGCTGAATAACACCTGGTTCGAAGTGTTCA GTACCATAGGTAACATCATGTCCATCTTCGTTGGCTTCTCCATGGTGGCCATATTCGAGATACTCTTCTTTCTGACCAAGTACATCTATGAGGGCTGCAATCGCATCGTGCAGCAGAACATAATGGATCGGAAGGCCCAGGAGTTGGAAGCAAAGCAGTTGTACATATGTCCTTAA